The genomic segment AGAAAGACTAGCTGGCTTAATACGTGAGGAGCTTCTTTTGTTCACTGATCTACTTCACAACTCtctatttcaaatttattattattattattattattattattattattattattatattaggcaaaaacttatgtgagacggtctcacgggtcgtagttgtgagacggatctcttatttgagtcacccatgaaaaagtattactttttatgctaagagtattactttttattgtgaatatgggtagggttgacccgtctcacggattatgacccgtgagacggtctcacatgagactcactcttattaTTATGTTGTTTTTGGTATGTTAATAAATAGTTTCATAAGTAattatcatttatttattttgtatatacATAATAAGATATGATGTTTTGCacatgaaataatttgaaatttgtTACTTCTCATTCAAGGCACATTGTTTGCTTCTataatataaaaacatatacaggTTAACATGAATTTGtaaaaatataaatgaaatagttattataataattactttaataataataatgattaagaaataGCATGTCTATGTATTAtaagataaaaacttgtgtgagacggtctcacgggtcgtattttgtgagactgatatcttatttaggtcatccatgaaaatttattacgttttatgttaagagtattactttttattgtgaatatcggtatgattgaTATGTCTtgcagataaagattcgtgaggccgtctcacaagagatctactcgtATTATAAATTATTGAGATAAAAAAACTAATTATTTCCTTAtgtaatgatattttttattgttgtaTTTATCTCACTcatgatttttgaaattaacttttttttttttttttatgaaatgatTTCCATccacataattttttttgggaaaGTTTACATTAAGATAAGTTTTGGATGCCCTTTTTTAACGATAGAATTAATATTGATAAGAGTGACACAAAatcttcatttttttattaaatgaaagtaGACTTTATATCGAGGAATGAGTTGTACATATGTATGAATAAAATCCACCGCCATTCCCCACGCAACTTCTAACTTCCCCAAACCCTTTAAATACACACTTCTTCCCCAAGCTTTCCTTCACATTTCACTCAAGTCTTTCCAAACTCTCTGTTCTCTCACACGTCACACTATATATGGCTCTTGAAGCTCTGAACTCTTCCGCCGCCGCCATGCCGCCTGTTTTGACTCGCCGGTTTGATGACTTTCATGATGGAAACGGTGGTCCGGAAACACCCTTCAGAAAAGGGAAGCGCGCGAAGGGACAAGGGTCGGATGATTATTGCCAATCAGATGAAGAATACTTGGCCGTCTGCCTTGTTATGCTCGCACGCAGCGGCGCCGCCGCCACCACCTCCTCCGCCCCCCGCCCCGTGTCACCAGAAGTCAGAGGCGAGAACTTGCCCACCGAAAGTACCACCGCCACGGCCACCGCCTCGGCCTCGAAACCGACAGAACAGTCTTCTGCTAAGGCGGCGACTGCCCAGAACCAGTCTTACAGGTGCAGTGTTTGCAGTAAATCTTTCCCgtcgtaccaagctctgggcGGCCACAAAGCCAGCCACCGCATCAAACCACCGGccgccaccacctcctcctccgaCAGCAATATATCAACCTCGGCCTCCATCC from the Primulina eburnea isolate SZY01 chromosome 3, ASM2296580v1, whole genome shotgun sequence genome contains:
- the LOC140828325 gene encoding zinc finger protein ZAT6-like, with the translated sequence MALEALNSSAAAMPPVLTRRFDDFHDGNGGPETPFRKGKRAKGQGSDDYCQSDEEYLAVCLVMLARSGAAATTSSAPRPVSPEVRGENLPTESTTATATASASKPTEQSSAKAATAQNQSYRCSVCSKSFPSYQALGGHKASHRIKPPAATTSSSDSNISTSASIPASNVSPLNPTGRLHACSICHKTFPTGQALGGHKRRHYEGKIGNAASKNTAVSKSVSASSDMTTSHGDGDSTAARRNFDLNLPPSPGLELNLMIGLGEVESSV